From the Hymenobacter yonginensis genome, one window contains:
- a CDS encoding response regulator, which translates to MTPATIRLAVTDDHILFRKGLRALISGFPGMEVLFEAGDGEELLQRLDQGNLPDVILMDLQMPNLDGLQTVRLLRAQYPRIRVIIISMHDEPELIESLKAEGAHGYLLKNASPEEVRGAILAAYNNNESRPALATL; encoded by the coding sequence ATGACACCTGCTACTATTCGTCTTGCCGTTACCGACGACCACATCCTTTTCCGTAAAGGCCTGCGGGCGCTGATCAGCGGCTTCCCGGGCATGGAAGTGCTCTTTGAAGCCGGCGACGGCGAGGAGCTGCTCCAGCGTCTCGACCAAGGCAACCTGCCCGACGTTATCCTCATGGACCTGCAGATGCCCAACCTCGACGGCCTGCAGACCGTGCGCCTGCTGCGCGCCCAGTACCCGCGCATCCGCGTCATCATCATCTCCATGCACGACGAGCCCGAGCTGATTGAGAGCCTCAAAGCCGAAGGGGCCCACGGCTACCTGCTCAAAAACGCCAGCCCGGAGGAAGTACGCGGCGCCATTCTGGCCGCCTACAACAACAACGAGTCGCGCCCGGCACTGGCTACGCTGTAG
- a CDS encoding sensor histidine kinase, with amino-acid sequence MNNWLIPVLLATPVLLLLALGIVAFVLRYQRRLLRQQEQLRQAREMGQQQALEAALLAQEEERRRIAADLHDGVGTTLAIVKLHLSTLGQPTYTQEATALLDQAITEVRRISRNLLPAALQKFGLPFALDALARTVPADGATHLTLEQKGQPRRLDPKYELIVYRVVQELLGNGLRHAHAETIHIVVDFGPDVLSVHYSDDGVGFDPALVEAAPLPGARTGHGLTNLRSRVAVLQGTLRYESETGAGSRVWISCPLPYLTTNQAPAFSPAL; translated from the coding sequence ATGAACAACTGGCTGATTCCGGTACTGCTGGCTACTCCGGTGCTGCTGTTGCTGGCGCTGGGTATCGTGGCGTTTGTGCTGCGCTACCAGCGCCGGCTGCTGCGGCAGCAGGAGCAGCTTCGGCAAGCCCGCGAAATGGGCCAGCAGCAAGCACTGGAAGCGGCCCTGCTGGCGCAGGAAGAAGAGCGCCGCCGCATTGCCGCCGACCTGCACGACGGCGTGGGCACCACCCTGGCCATTGTGAAGCTGCACCTGAGCACGCTGGGCCAGCCCACCTACACCCAGGAAGCCACCGCCCTGCTCGACCAGGCCATCACCGAGGTGCGCCGTATTTCGCGCAACCTGCTGCCGGCGGCCCTGCAGAAGTTCGGGCTGCCGTTTGCGCTGGATGCCCTGGCCCGCACCGTGCCCGCTGATGGCGCCACCCACCTCACGCTGGAGCAGAAAGGCCAGCCCCGCCGCCTCGACCCCAAATACGAGCTGATCGTGTACCGCGTGGTGCAGGAGCTGCTCGGCAACGGCCTGCGCCACGCCCACGCCGAAACCATCCACATCGTCGTCGACTTCGGTCCCGACGTGCTTTCCGTTCACTACTCCGACGACGGGGTTGGCTTCGACCCCGCGCTGGTGGAAGCGGCGCCGCTGCCTGGCGCCCGCACTGGCCATGGCCTCACCAACCTGCGCAGCCGCGTAGCCGTGCTGCAAGGCACCCTCCGCTACGAGTCGGAAACGGGGGCTGGTAGCCGCGTTTGGATATCCTGCCCCCTTCCGTATCTTACTACCAATCAGGCTCCTGCCTTTTCTCCCGCCCTATGA